gctattttcagatctctccagagatgttgaatcggcttcaagtccgggctctggctgggccactcaagaacatgcAGAGGCTTGTACCGAAGTGTGCtgcgggtcattgtcctgttcgaaggtaaaccttcgccccagtctcaggtcctgagctctctggagtgaagaactctctgtactttgcttcgttcatctttccctcgatcctgactagtctctgtccctgccgctgaaaaacatccccacagcatgatgctgccaccgcatgcttcaccatagggatggtgccaggtctccTACAgacctgatgcttggcattgaccaaatagttcaatcttggtttcatcagatgagaaaatcttatttctcatggtctgagagtccttaagattccttttggcgaactccaagcaagctgtcatgggccttttaccgaggagtggcttcagcctggccactctaccataaaggcctgattggtgcagtgctgcagcgatggttatccttctggaaagttctcccatctccacagaggaactctggggagcaagaccattgggttcttggtcaccaccctgaccaaggcctttctcccccgattgcttagtttggcagGGAGGccaggtcctgagtgctctggtgcgaagatctctgtactttgcttcgttcatctttccctcgatcctcactagtctcagtccctgcccctgaaaaaaatccccacagcatgatgctgccacttccatgcttcaccgtagggatggtgccaggtttcctccagacgtgatgcttggcattcaggccaaatagttcaatctccacagaggaactctggggctctgtcagagtgatcatcgggtttttgatcatctccctgaccatctccccccccccccccccccccccccccccccctgattgctaagtttggccaggcggccagctctaggaagacgatcaatagaaacaggatgcacctgatctgaATTTCGAGTCaggtatttctattttttttttatataagttAGCAAATTCTAAAACcgggttttcactttgtcgttattgtgtgtagatttgaggtgaaaaaatattttatccattttagaataaggatgtaacgtgtcaatgtggaaagtcaaggggtctgaatacttttccgaatgcactgtatgtcggCTTTTTAAAACCTTTTACACATACTTGACCTCTGTGATTGTGTCTGGTGCTTGTATGTCTATGATCTGCataaatccatttaaattcaaTCAATTTTTGACAGCACCCCGTTTGACTTGACCaaaaccttccatacatatttgGCCATTGTAGGAAATGGAAAATATACACGTTTTGAGATATAATTTAAACGTATACAAACAGGGTTGTctggatttaaaaaaagatatactAGAAATGTATTTTTGTTCTCTTTAacataaattagcaaaaaatgtgtgaaataaataatcaaatagtTTGACCACACTAAGCTTTGAAATGATATGAAACTCAACCAttgatcttttccagtgatgaagacacggATGTGTCATGGTATGGTGGGTGTATGCAAagtgggtcaactttgagcaccttttATCTCCTGTATTTTTGCATTCAGGGAAATTAACTTAAGGACCACTTCTTCTATGGACAAACGTGTATGGAAAgttttgtttaaatcaaaagTGATGCTGTCAAAAAttgagtttttttattttattgttttgtctgtctgttcatctTGTTTATCTATTTCTGTATCAAAGTTATGCTCTTTATTCccctttgtttattgttttttagCCTTGTTTTATTGTATGATATTTGTGTTTTTCTTACTCTGTAAAAGCCACAAGTTACTCCAAAAATAAAAAGCAGCCCTTGGTGTGATATTGCCATAAGTACAGTGGTAATAAACAAGTAATCCATAGGTTACTGTGTAATTACAGTTGTATCATGTAATGTCTTACTATTGTCATTTCTATTTTGTAAAACTGCAACCCAACATTTTACCCTCCTTTTGCAGCCACCAACATGCAGCCTGCTGGCTGGTTCTGATTGGCTACCTGCTGGATTTGGCAGATGGGGCAGTTGCCAGGCGACTTGATGCATGCTCACCACTAGGTGAGTGGAGTGGTGTCCAATACCACTAGCCGGGGCTAAACATCCACTGGGACACTGATTCACTAGCCTGAAACATGTAGTTATGACCAGGACTATGAGCGGGAAAGACACCACAAACAGGATCAGGCTAGTGATGCACACAACCCAGCCATCTACTACTGGCGCTGGTCATTATAGCTGATGGATCAAATGGCCTAATGGGCAATGGTTACGACCTTAAAAGAGAAAAATAGATGCCATGTATAATTCAGAAGATAATTTAccaacctacagtgcattcggaaagtattcagaccccatgattccccccccccccacctcattttgatactttacagccttattctaaaatgaattaaatacatTTGTTCCTCATCAATATGCACACAATActgacataatgacaaagcgaaaaccggtttagacatttttgcagatttattaaaaataaaaaacagaaaccttatgtaaataagtattcagacactatgagactcaaaattgagcacaggtgcatcctgtacataatttggaaaggcacacacctgtctatataaggtcccaccgttgatagccatgtcagcaaaaaccaaaccatgaggtcgaaggaattgtccgtagagctccgagacaggattgtttcgaggcacagatctggggaagggtaccatttctgcagcattgaaggtccccaagaacacagtggccttcatcattcttaaatggaagaattcgGAACATATCTCTGAAtttacttgagtggcccagccagagcccggacttgaacccgatcgaacatctctggagagacctgaaaatagctgtgcagcaatgctccccatccaacctgacagagcttgagaggatctgcagagaagaatttgaGAATCTcccgaaatacaggtgtgccaagcttgtagcatcatacccaagaagacttgaggctgtaatcactaccaaagttgcttcaacaaataactaagttaagggtctgaatacttatgtaaatgtaatctcATTTTTTccacaacaaaaacatttgattagcaaaaaaatatgtttttgctttgcattatgaggtattgtgtgtagattgatgaggaaggaaaaactatttaatcaattttagaataaggctgtaatgtaacaaaagtcaaggggtctgaatacttcccaaatgtactgtatatgcataTTTTAGAGGTAGAACCCAATCAGCATAAACAAAAAAGGTGCTATCCAGAACCTtaaggttatttggctgtccccataggagaacccttagaagaacccttttggttccatgtaaaacTGTTGGGTttccagagggttctacatggaacccaaaatgttttttggaaccaaaaagggttctcctatgggacagTAGGTTGCATACTGCAACAAGTTTGTACCAAACTGGTTTTCCGTACAAAGACCCATTTTAAAAACGTTCATTAATGTATGGGAGAATCCCAAGGGAACTTAAGCGATAGCAAACCACAGAAAAACAAATCTCGTTGCAGTAAGTGTACTTGCTGTCATTTAGCTGTGCTGATCAGCTTCTATCTCTGTAGGTAGATCAGTAAATTATCTTCTCTGCATTGCACTGGTTCCATGTATTTGTTGAATTCTGTCTGCCGGAGACTGTATTATTAGGAAATAGCCTAGCTAATgattcaataaaataaataaagtttatttaaaaaatatatatatatatttttaaagcaaACTCCTATAGTACACGACACAGCATATTCTCAAGTGATCATAACTGGATATGACGTGATAAAAAGGCACATGCAGGTGGCTTTATACATAACGACCTCCTGTGTGCAGATAGTCACGTCTACACTGCCATGGATCCCACGGCTGCCTGAAATAGCTCCCAGCAGGTGCACCACAATGCATCGTCACCCGGATATTTCAGGGGCTTTGTGTTCCAACTGTGTTTTTCTGCATGACTTTGCAGGTGGGTGTTGTTGTGGCCCCGTTTTTGTGTCCGTTGAACTTTCACTTTCCGACTAAGCAGTCTGATTCGGGGGGGGGGCTCATGCTCCAATTGTCTGTTTTATCCCAATGCGTTGGGCACTCAACATATCTGAAATTACTGAAATTGTTGACCCCTGTGCTGTGGAATTCCATCTCGTTCATTGAAGCTGGGGTCAGAATCACCTCCTGCTCGTCTCTCGGTGACAACATGCTCCCTGCTCTGGGGGGACAAGCAGACTGTGGCATTCGGGAATGTTGTTTACAAAGGAAAGTGGCAGGCCTGTTATGCTGACACTGACATTTCCACTACAGATGACCCCTTTTTACATAAACACAAATGCGCACACAGGAAAGGGAGAAGTAGACCATTGGCATCAACGAGATTAGATCGACTTGTTTTGTCTTATGTTAGCAGTGAACTAACCTCACAGCAATAGCATGTAGACATTAATCTGAGACAAGTCATGAGACAAATGTATAACTGGTCACTTCCTGTCGTTCTCTCTGGTTCAGGTGCTAAACTGGATGATTTTGCAGATTTCACAACCTTTGGGATTGCAACATCATTGCTCCTGAGGACACATGCCTTAATGGACAACATCCTGTGCATGTGCTACGTCCTGTCTGTGTTCGTCCGCCTCTGCTTCTTCTCCAGCGGTAAGTGACTTTGCAAGGAAACGTGAAATGCCAGGATAATGGCATGATCAATTTCACTCTTCGTGTATTTATCATTCAAAGTACAGTCTAGGCTGAATAAAGTCTGAATAATGTCAGATTCGGTCTTCATTTAGGtctcgtctctctttctgtggttATTCATCTCCAGGCATCCCCTTCATGTACCGTGGCCTGCCATGTATCTACTCTTCTGCCATCCTGGCCTGTCTCTCCCTGCTGACCGGAGGTAACATGGTGATCCTGCGGGTCACTGCTGTGGCCATGATCCTCTTCATGGTCAACCAGGGCTTCTACCCTCACGACAGGGTCCTGGAGTCACAGGCCTGGAAGAAGGTGGTCTACGCTGGAGGTAATACACCAGATGCGGTGTTTCTTGGTCCAGGGGACAAAGGAGTGCACTATTTAgtgtttgccctagcactacacatctgattcaatgaatcaAAGGGTTGATGATGATGAGTGGAATCATATGTGTAGTGCTAGCCTCGTACAACCAAGCCTGATCTCGCAAGCATGCATAAATAATTTGCTGCGCGGATCGTTTATATAAGCTCGCCGGATCAGGCTGGTTACACGGGGCGAGTGTAGTGCTACGGCAAAGACAGAATGGTTCACctctttgggtccccaggaccagggttaACAAACTGCACCAGTAGAATAGGTACTAGGGAGATGCTGAATTAGCTCTTGAAAATTTAGAATTCAAGTTAGAAACACACAAAGAAAGCTGAGGCTGCACGTTCAAATCGACGGCCCTCTTCCGCCCCCGTCCTGCCAACCTCTGGAAGCCTCTTCCCCAGAACAACTGTATCACGTTCTGCACTTTGTGCTACTTTACCTTTTTTttggttgatgtttttttttttttttttttttttacgtagcTGCTGttcattttctctctttttttccacGTTTCTCACGACACCATCGTGAAATATTAGTCTTCACGTTTTACGGGTGAAACACCCATGCAGCATCTGCATGCCAACCATTTTCATGGGAAAATGCATTTAGATATTTTTGAGTTATGTACAGTGTTTTTGTGAACTTTTAAAGCAGATGTTAAACTGTATCTTATCTGGGTTTTGTTTCAATCAAATATTTTGCTAAAAAAAAatctcttttttttaaatgaggtgGATGTTTTTGTCTTACAGTGACATTATACTATGCTATTATATTCAGTTATGTAGAACACTAATGaatcattatgtgatcttgcaGATATTGATTCAGCTTTATTAAATGAGCACTGTTCTCCATTATTATAGTTTTCTGTTTCTATATTAGATTTTTGATAGAAacatctgttttttgttttttaaatgtattcagTTAAGTTAGTTCATTTTCCGACTTGATTTACTAGGTTTTTATTAAGTTTTAGTTTGATAAACATTCGTATTTTATATTATTCCGTTTTTTGGTGTTAGGGACAGAAAGTAGCCTGCATGGGAGGCTTAGCAGCCATGTTTGCATTGTAGGTTCTAGTTCCTCCCTGTTAGCTAGTAGTCTCGGAAATCCCAGACCTAGAGCAACAGCACATGTTGGATTCTCTTGgacatttcaacaacaacaaaaattctgGGGAGGTTCTTCAGATCGACAACTCTCCCAACAAATCCCGAGTTTGGGTAGGCGGGCCAAAGCCTGAAGAATCAAACACTTTCTGTAGCCTGTAGAAAGATGTTGCGATTTGAGAAATGTTTTCAGGCAAAACCTTTGCAGTGGTTTTAGTGAAGGCAGAGGATGCAAACTAGCCACTTGCGAAATGCACTCATTAAAAATAACTTCTGATCTCCTccttgctagttagctagccactACGTTGTGTCCGGCGAGGATGTTGACGCTAGGCCGTGACATCAGGCAGTTCAATAGAGATCATTACATGGAAATAACACATTTTTGCATGAAcagccattgagggcttccaccattttaaagtagtcaattgggtgagacttcctatgggttaaggtaggatcacataattccattttgttcatcaggagggatcagacaatgaattatacttgtgagcaaacattccataacttgAGGTGGCAGTAAATCGCCAACATTTCCTTTATGCTTGTTCAAACAACACATTTCCAGGTGGCCatatgcaccctttcagtttgtttaacAACGCATAGAAGTATTAGAAaaagaaaatggactacttcaaaatggagatggcctcaatggagCTGTCCGTGCTCCCACAGACGCCATTTCCCCCAGCCTCTGACAAATTGTCTACTTTCAGAGCGCCTCAGACAGAGACTTTACTGGAAGCCTATGGCAGGAGCGGATGATCTCTGTCCACCACCATCTAGCGCAACCCGTAGAACCTTCCCCTAAGTGTGCTGCATCCAGGAGCCAGTATTGTTTCTGTGTGCAACAAAGagaaccctctgaatcagaactCGGTGAGCTTGTGCAATATGGAAATACACTGCCTATTCACAGCTGCTTTTGTAGTATCTGCTAAGAAGAGTTTGACACTTCACAAACAGCCAGTGGCAAGCCAGCTCCCACATAGATGGGCCCAACAATCTCCTCCAGTTCTTTATAGTAGTTGTAGCGTTCTACGTCATTGCCATTGGTATAAAAAATATTGTGTTCACTTTTTACTGGGATAGTGTTCTGCACAacgacatactgtacatcattctGCCTCTGATGGCATCTTTACCTTTTTCTATTTGAAAACAGTGTACAGTGTACATCACGTTACAGGATGGCTAGCACGTTACGCTGGCTAGCTATTAGCATGAACGGTGATGTTTAGAAGCTGTGGCGATATGTTCCTACTTACCTCGGGTTCTGGGAAGTTATTTcagcataattaattttaccgacCCAATAAGATCCCACCTTGTCGAGACTTGGAAAGTTTACCGAAACGTTTTCTGTTTCCGCCAGTCCtgtcatgtttttttatttttatgggcATGCACTTTATTCGCATAACAAGGTTTGATG
This genomic stretch from Oncorhynchus kisutch isolate 150728-3 linkage group LG24, Okis_V2, whole genome shotgun sequence harbors:
- the LOC109868936 gene encoding transmembrane protein 269 isoform X2; the encoded protein is MILLTPSSGFFQRTNKLFLSEQATGVQLKEFVRKNAANALSMANMLMGMASILCSLNGHQHAACWLVLIGYLLDLADGAVARRLDACSPLGAKLDDFADFTTFGIATSLLLRTHALMDNILCMCYVLSVFVRLCFFSSGIPFMYRGLPCIYSSAILACLSLLTGGNMVILRVTAVAMILFMVNQGFYPHDRVLESQAWKKVVYAGGVVMVFCSSFSPACVYYLLWSVSYILFPTSLWSCKV
- the LOC109868936 gene encoding transmembrane protein 269 isoform X1 gives rise to the protein MLFYSIIFRSFQLLCCGQTDAERIMILLTPSSGFFQRTNKLFLSEQATGVQLKEFVRKNAANALSMANMLMGMASILCSLNGHQHAACWLVLIGYLLDLADGAVARRLDACSPLGAKLDDFADFTTFGIATSLLLRTHALMDNILCMCYVLSVFVRLCFFSSGIPFMYRGLPCIYSSAILACLSLLTGGNMVILRVTAVAMILFMVNQGFYPHDRVLESQAWKKVVYAGGVVMVFCSSFSPACVYYLLWSVSYILFPTSLWSCKV